The segment ATCATCAATTTTTTCTTGCAATAATCTACGTAAAGGACGAGCTCCAAACTCTGGATTAAAGCCAAGATTTGCTAGTTGTTTAATAACATCATCGGAGATTGAGAACAGATAGCCTTTGTCTTCAATTCGCTTTTGAATCTTAGCAACTAATAATTTTGTAATAGAGATCATGGCCTCATTATCAAGTGGTTTGAAGATAATAACACCATCAAAACGGTTAATTAATTCAGGACGCATGGCTTTTACAAGCTCAGTATTTATTAGTTTTTCTTGCAAAACCTTAAAGTCGCCACCTTCACGAACAGTTTGCTGAATTAAAGGAGAACCAATGTTAGAAGTGGCAATAATAATTGAATTGGTAAAATCAATGGTTTTTCCTTGACCATCAGTTAGGCGTCCATCATCCATTACTTGCAAGAATAAATTTAATATATCGGGATGAGCTTTTTCGATTTCATCCAAAAGAATTAATGAAAATGGCATTTTTCTAACTGCCTCCGTTAAATATCCAGACACACCTTCTGGTGAGCCAATCATTTTATTGACGCTGTCACTATTTTGGTACTCACTCATATCAATACGAATCATATAATCTTCACGGCCAAAATAGGTTTCAGCAACAGCTTTTGCTAACTCAGTTTTACCAACACCGGTTGGCCCAAGAAATAAAAAGTTAGCAATTGGACGTTTAGTTTCGCGAAGTTCAACGCGAGCTCGACGTAGAGCCGCTGATATCATTTTTACTGCTTCATCTTGACCAATAACACGTTGATGAATTTTTTCTTCAAGGTTTAGTAAACTCTGACTTTCATCTTGGGTAAGTTTTGTAACAGGAATATGAGTTAACTCTGTAATAACCGTGGCAATTGCTTCACGATCAACAATTTTGTTTTCTTTTCGGGAGGCCAAAACTGCAACAGATTCCAGTACACTAATAGCTTTACCTGGTAAATATGTATCATGCATGTACCGAGCGGTTAAATTTACCACTTCGGCTAATGAGTTATAGGAAAAATATACCCCATATTTATTTTCAATTAAAGGAACTTTGCTCTCAACCATTCTAATAGCTGTATTGATGTCCGGTTCTTTGACTTCAATTTTTGCCATTAAACTTCCAAGCAATGATTTTTCAATATACTTTGCATAGTTTTCATCAGTAACTGAAGCCAAACAATAGATTAAGCCACGACTTATACCGTCGGCCAAGACACTGGCCATATCAAGACTCCCCTCTTGCCCTGAAGTGATCCCCATGATTTTTTCTATATCTTTGATATATAAAATAATATTTTTGGCTCGTGCAACTTCAACTATTACTTGTAATAATCTTTGTTCTGCTGCTTCTGGTGTTAGTCCTCCCAGTAAATGAGCAATATCAATTTCAATTAACCGTTTGTCTTGAAATTGTTGAGGTACATTTTCTAATACCATTCGATGGGCTAAACCGCCAATAACAGTATTTTTTCCAACTCCAAAAGGGCCAATTAGTAACATTCCATTTTGACCCTTTTCAACAACATCAAAAATTTTATGAATTTCTTGATCTCGTTCAACACATAAATCAACTCGACCCCATTTGGCAGCTAATGTCCAATCATAGGAAAATCGATCAAGAAGCGGGGTTTCAAGGGCGGTATAGGCTCTATCCATATTCGAAGAAGGTTTAAACAAGGCCATACTTCGATATTGGCGATAGTTTTCAATTAAGGTATCAGAAAATTGAATCCAGAGAACGGTATTAAGTAATTTAATTCTATCGGTTTCAAGATCATATAAGAGCTCGGCTAATTTTTTATTATGATCATAACAAGGAACTAATAAATCTACTGGTGATATTTTATTA is part of the Candidatus Falkowbacteria bacterium genome and harbors:
- a CDS encoding AAA family ATPase, producing MPTQDLKQPIAFMTCANCSGTGKLRTLICPNCSGFGVGAFQGDNFLYFNLKLSETIIRGQHASRVGKKIENILAFIICSIGLLSLLWWLFSIGNIIETFITGDPQLLYNLKFWNFQHPLLLLFWISTIPALYIMYTVIKRKDDEHIIKPLTYTTSLPFVKDVPWAEIHKQHIHKINVYQGVDEQTKNVLDQAFLLARKFGHNHIGALHIFAVALFCSSKVSAVISRLTIPENRLMQSIERLLQSIEKSPFEPIFDRDTKEILIEAYASAALNGRNKISPVDLLVPCYDHNKKLAELLYDLETDRIKLLNTVLWIQFSDTLIENYRQYRSMALFKPSSNMDRAYTALETPLLDRFSYDWTLAAKWGRVDLCVERDQEIHKIFDVVEKGQNGMLLIGPFGVGKNTVIGGLAHRMVLENVPQQFQDKRLIEIDIAHLLGGLTPEAAEQRLLQVIVEVARAKNIILYIKDIEKIMGITSGQEGSLDMASVLADGISRGLIYCLASVTDENYAKYIEKSLLGSLMAKIEVKEPDINTAIRMVESKVPLIENKYGVYFSYNSLAEVVNLTARYMHDTYLPGKAISVLESVAVLASRKENKIVDREAIATVITELTHIPVTKLTQDESQSLLNLEEKIHQRVIGQDEAVKMISAALRRARVELRETKRPIANFLFLGPTGVGKTELAKAVAETYFGREDYMIRIDMSEYQNSDSVNKMIGSPEGVSGYLTEAVRKMPFSLILLDEIEKAHPDILNLFLQVMDDGRLTDGQGKTIDFTNSIIIATSNIGSPLIQQTVREGGDFKVLQEKLINTELVKAMRPELINRFDGVIIFKPLDNEAMISITKLLVAKIQKRIEDKGYLFSISDDVIKQLANLGFNPEFGARPLRRLLQEKIDDSIATKLLEGGVERRDTILVNNDLSVSIIKAEAI